The nucleotide window AGAGCAGCGCGGCAGGGCGCACGGAACTGGTCGAGTCCATTGCGCGCATGCATCAACTCAGTCAGCGCGCCAGTAGCAGCCGTGAGCTGATCGAAGCCCTGAGCCTGCGCAGTGACGATATCCAGCGGGTCACGCTGGTGATCCAGTCCATCGCCAGCCAGACCAATCTGTTGGCGCTGAACGCGGCCATCGAAGCGGCGCGGGCCGGGGAGCACGGTCGCGGCTTTGCCGTAGTGGCCGATGAGGTTCGCGGGTTGGCCGCGCGCACGGCGACGGCAACCGGCGAAGTCGGGGAGATGGTCGCCGATATTCAACAACGCACGGCGCAAGTGGTGGAGCAGATCCGTCAACTGGCCAGCGATCTGAATACCGGCGTCGCGCAGGTCGAGCACACGGGGCAGCACCTGGAAAACATCGCGCGTCTGACCGACGGCGTCGAAAGGCAGGTCGGGGAAATCGCCCAAGGCGCGGACACCAACCGAGAACAGCTCGACAGTCTGTTCCACGCCATCGAGCAGATGCGCAGCGATCTGGCGATCAGCGACCAGCAAACCCAGCGTCTGGCCTTGGCGGCGGTGCAGATGGAGGGGCAGGCTGAAACCATCAGCGAACGCCTCGCCGAAGTTGGACTGGATGATTACCATCAGCGGATTTACGACTTGGCCCGCGAAGGGGCGAGCCAGATTGCGGCGCGTTTCGAAGCGGATATCGACCAGGGCCGGATCAGCCTCGATGATCTGTTTGATCGCAATTACCAGGTGATCCCCAACACCAGCCCGGCCAAATACCAGACCCGCTTCGACCGCTACACCGATCAGGTATTGCCGGCGATTCAGGAACCGTTGTTGCCGCGTCATGAAGGCTTGGTGTTTGCCATCGCCTGCACACAGCAGGGTTATGTGCCGACCCATAACACCGTGTTCAGCCAGCCGCTGACCGGTGATGTGCAGGTCGATACCCTGCAAAACCGCACCAAGCGCAAGTTTGCCGACCGCACCGGGGTTCGCTGTGGCAGCCATCAGCAGGCCGTGCTGTTGCAGACCTACACCCGCGACACCGGTGAACTGATGCACGATCTCTCGGTGCCGATCATGCTCAAGGGCCGGCATTGGGGTGGTTTGCGCCTGGGTTACAAACCGGAACGTCCTCGCTGAACCCGTGGCTAGTGGATCTGGTGCATGCGCAGGTTCAGGTCGTCGACCACGTGCGCCCAATCGGCGTCTTCACGCAGTTGTTCCTTGAGGAAGCCGGCTTGTTGCGGGGTCCAGAACTCGGCATCGATGAGTTTCTTGTCATCGGGCATGGGTGAATGACTTGCAATGAAATCGTCGATGGCCTTTTCGCTGGAGTCCAGACCGAGCTGGTCGAACAAGCCTTTCAAGTCATGTGTGGGTGAATCCATCTTC belongs to Pseudomonas sp. B21-015 and includes:
- a CDS encoding DUF2789 domain-containing protein, with amino-acid sequence MDSPTHDLKGLFDQLGLDSSEKAIDDFIASHSPMPDDKKLIDAEFWTPQQAGFLKEQLREDADWAHVVDDLNLRMHQIH
- a CDS encoding methyl-accepting chemotaxis protein codes for the protein MIATEHATSKLSREALSAASEAHQSSAAGRTELVESIARMHQLSQRASSSRELIEALSLRSDDIQRVTLVIQSIASQTNLLALNAAIEAARAGEHGRGFAVVADEVRGLAARTATATGEVGEMVADIQQRTAQVVEQIRQLASDLNTGVAQVEHTGQHLENIARLTDGVERQVGEIAQGADTNREQLDSLFHAIEQMRSDLAISDQQTQRLALAAVQMEGQAETISERLAEVGLDDYHQRIYDLAREGASQIAARFEADIDQGRISLDDLFDRNYQVIPNTSPAKYQTRFDRYTDQVLPAIQEPLLPRHEGLVFAIACTQQGYVPTHNTVFSQPLTGDVQVDTLQNRTKRKFADRTGVRCGSHQQAVLLQTYTRDTGELMHDLSVPIMLKGRHWGGLRLGYKPERPR